A stretch of DNA from Alicyclobacillus acidocaldarius subsp. acidocaldarius Tc-4-1:
CCGACGCTGCCTCCCATGCTGCGTCACACGCCACCCACTTCGCGAGCGAAGTTTCGCGCGTGTTCGGCAAGCCCTGGTTCTTCAGCCATCCGGCGCGGTAAACCAGCAAGCGAGAGATGTCCAGGTTTGCGGCCATCTTCGCAATCATCTGCTGCACCAACTGATGCCTGCCGATGGGCTGGCCAAACGTCTCGCGCTCGTGACAATACTTGACCGATGCCTCGAGGCAAGCCGCGATGCATCCGCAGGCCCCGGCCGCCACCGTGAAACGCCCGTTGTCGAGCGCGGACATGGCAATTTTGAAACCTTCGCCCTCTTCTCCAAGGCGATTCTCGACTGGAACGCGGACGTGATCGAAGAACAGTTCCCCCGTATTGCCCGCGCGAATGCCGAGCTTGCCCTTGATCGATCTCGTCGAGAACCCTTCCCAGCCGCGCTCCACGATGAACGCCGTGATCCCGTGGTGCTTCTTTGAGCGATCCGTGTACGCAAAGACCAGGAAATGATCCGCGACGTCGGCGAGCGAAATCCAGATCTTTGAACCGTTCAAAATGTAGAAATCCCCGTCCCGCACGGCCGTCGTCCTCATCGCAGCCACGTCCGACCCCGCGTTCGGCTCCGTG
This window harbors:
- a CDS encoding acyl-CoA dehydrogenase family protein, whose translation is MDFSLTQEQMAVRDVVRKFVDEEILPYIREWDEKQHFEPGVLRRLAELGLMGVCIPEKYGGAGMDYNTLAIVCEELERGDIAFRTAVSVHTGLNSLTLLQWGTEEQKQKYLVPQARGEKIGAFGLTEPNAGSDVAAMRTTAVRDGDFYILNGSKIWISLADVADHFLVFAYTDRSKKHHGITAFIVERGWEGFSTRSIKGKLGIRAGNTGELFFDHVRVPVENRLGEEGEGFKIAMSALDNGRFTVAAGACGCIAACLEASVKYCHERETFGQPIGRHQLVQQMIAKMAANLDISRLLVYRAGWLKNQGLPNTRETSLAKWVACDAAWEAASDAVQIHGAYGYSNEYPVERYLRNAKAPVIYEGTREIHTILQAEYALGYRRDKPLSRRLPAWPFEE